One genomic region from Methanocaldococcus fervens AG86 encodes:
- the rpa gene encoding single-strand DNA-binding protein Rpa, with protein sequence MIGDYEKFKKLKKKVAEALNISEEELDEMIKEKIKEFGGILLKDAALMMIAKEHGVDIDKKEVEEFLIKDIEEGQINVEITGVVTDVSDVKTFKRKDGSEGKYRRIVIADKSGTIAMTLWDDLAEMDINIGDILKITRARARKWGNRLELSSTSETNIKKLEKYEGELPEIKEIYDIGELSPGMTATFEGEVISALPIKEFKKSDGSLGRLKSFIVKDETGSIRVTLWDELTEIDVNKGDYVRVRGYIREGYYGGLECTASSVEILKKGEKIESEEVNVEDLPKHEDGELVTVRGRVVAISSKRSVNLDGDIAKVQEVLLDNGTGRVRVSFWRGKTALLENIKEGDLVRITNCRVKTYYDREGNKKADLVATAETEVIKDESIEAPEYEINYCKIEDIYNREVDWNDINLIAQVVEDYGINEIEFDDNIRKVRNLMLEDGTGRIRLSLWDDLAEMDIKEGDIVEVLHAYAKERGDYIDLAVGRYGRIIVNPEGVEIKSNRKFIADVEDGETVEVRGAVVKILSDSLFLYLCPNCKKRVVEIDGVYNCPICGDVEPDEILRLNFVLDDGTGTLLCRTYDKRVERMLKMNREELKNLNMEMVEDEILGEEFVLYGNVREENDELIMVVRRVSDVDVEKEIKILKEME encoded by the coding sequence ATGATAGGTGATTATGAAAAATTTAAAAAACTTAAAAAGAAAGTTGCTGAAGCATTAAACATTAGTGAAGAGGAATTAGATGAAATGATTAAAGAAAAAATTAAAGAATTTGGAGGAATATTGTTAAAAGATGCTGCCTTAATGATGATTGCAAAAGAACATGGTGTGGATATTGATAAAAAAGAAGTAGAGGAGTTTTTAATTAAAGATATTGAGGAAGGTCAGATAAATGTTGAAATAACTGGGGTAGTTACAGACGTCTCTGATGTAAAGACATTTAAAAGGAAGGATGGAAGTGAAGGGAAGTATAGGAGGATAGTTATAGCAGATAAATCTGGAACGATTGCAATGACTTTATGGGATGATTTGGCTGAGATGGATATTAATATTGGAGATATATTAAAAATAACGAGAGCAAGGGCAAGAAAATGGGGGAATAGGTTGGAACTTAGCTCAACATCTGAAACAAACATTAAAAAATTGGAAAAATATGAGGGAGAACTCCCAGAGATTAAAGAAATATATGATATAGGTGAGCTAAGCCCTGGAATGACGGCAACGTTTGAGGGGGAAGTTATATCAGCTCTTCCAATAAAAGAATTTAAAAAATCAGATGGAAGTTTAGGAAGATTAAAATCCTTTATTGTTAAAGATGAAACAGGGAGTATTAGAGTTACCTTATGGGATGAACTAACAGAGATTGATGTTAATAAAGGGGATTACGTTAGAGTTAGAGGTTACATAAGAGAGGGTTACTATGGAGGATTGGAATGCACGGCAAGTAGTGTAGAGATATTAAAAAAAGGAGAAAAAATTGAGAGCGAGGAAGTGAATGTTGAAGATTTACCAAAACATGAAGATGGAGAGTTAGTTACTGTTAGGGGGAGGGTTGTAGCTATAAGTAGTAAGAGGAGTGTTAATTTAGATGGGGATATAGCAAAAGTTCAGGAAGTTTTATTGGATAATGGCACTGGAAGGGTTAGAGTTTCATTTTGGAGAGGAAAAACAGCTTTATTGGAAAATATAAAAGAAGGGGATTTGGTCAGGATAACAAACTGTAGGGTAAAAACATATTATGATAGGGAAGGCAATAAAAAAGCTGATTTAGTTGCAACTGCTGAGACTGAAGTTATTAAAGATGAGAGTATTGAAGCCCCAGAGTATGAGATAAACTACTGCAAAATTGAGGATATATACAATAGAGAAGTTGACTGGAACGATATAAATTTAATAGCTCAGGTTGTTGAGGATTATGGCATTAATGAGATTGAATTTGACGATAACATTAGAAAGGTAAGAAATTTAATGTTGGAGGATGGGACTGGAAGGATAAGGTTGAGTTTGTGGGATGATTTGGCTGAGATGGATATTAAAGAGGGAGATATAGTTGAGGTATTACATGCCTATGCCAAGGAGAGAGGGGATTACATAGATTTGGCTGTTGGAAGATATGGAAGGATAATTGTAAATCCTGAGGGGGTTGAGATAAAAAGCAATAGGAAGTTTATAGCTGATGTTGAGGATGGGGAAACGGTTGAAGTTAGAGGAGCTGTTGTTAAAATATTGAGCGACAGTTTATTCCTCTACCTATGTCCAAACTGTAAAAAGAGGGTTGTAGAGATTGACGGGGTTTATAACTGCCCCATTTGTGGGGATGTTGAACCAGATGAGATTTTAAGATTAAATTTTGTCTTGGATGATGGAACAGGGACTTTACTTTGTAGAACTTACGATAAAAGAGTGGAGAGAATGTTAAAGATGAATAGGGAGGAGTTAAAAAATTTAAATATGGAAATGGTAGAGGATGAAATATTAGGAGAGGAGTTTGTTTTATATGGAAATGTTAGGGAGGAGAATGATGAGTTAATTATGGTTGTTAGAAGAGTTAGTGATGTGGATGTTGAAAAAGAAATAAAGATATTGAAAGAGATGGAATAA
- a CDS encoding TIGR00269 family protein, whose protein sequence is MICSCGNEAFYYQRYSNKYLCKECFKKDVEKRAKKVLGKEVIRNDVKIGIGISGGKDSLAMAYILKKLFNHIPNAELICFFVDEGIEGFREKAKEYIKDFCKEQGLELKVIKFRDEIGHTLDEIVKNNYLTKLNIGKPCSFCGVVRRYLLNKYALKEGCDYLAIGHNLDDFCQTILMNYVEGNIKNIIQFGKEFEGEGFVKRIKPLKLIPEDEVRLYADIVNIKYQKEPCPYSSLSYRHRMKKVIEVLEEDKPGVKFSILRGYEKLLKYIDVKEEVKKCKICGYPCSGDICKVCSWLIKLKEI, encoded by the coding sequence ATGATATGCAGCTGTGGAAATGAGGCGTTTTATTATCAAAGGTATTCAAATAAGTATTTATGTAAGGAGTGTTTTAAAAAAGATGTTGAAAAGAGGGCGAAAAAGGTTTTAGGAAAAGAAGTTATAAGAAATGATGTCAAAATAGGTATTGGAATTAGTGGAGGGAAGGATAGTTTAGCTATGGCATATATTTTAAAAAAACTTTTTAATCACATCCCAAACGCTGAATTAATTTGTTTTTTCGTTGATGAAGGGATAGAAGGATTTAGAGAAAAAGCTAAAGAGTATATTAAAGATTTTTGTAAAGAACAGGGATTAGAGTTAAAGGTTATAAAATTTAGAGATGAAATTGGCCATACATTAGACGAAATCGTAAAAAACAATTACCTAACTAAATTAAATATTGGAAAACCATGTTCTTTTTGTGGAGTTGTTAGGAGATATCTGCTAAATAAGTATGCATTAAAAGAAGGTTGTGATTATTTGGCTATTGGGCATAATTTGGATGATTTCTGCCAAACAATCTTAATGAACTACGTTGAAGGAAATATAAAAAATATAATTCAGTTTGGTAAGGAGTTTGAAGGAGAAGGATTTGTTAAGAGAATTAAGCCGTTAAAATTAATTCCAGAGGATGAGGTTAGGCTGTATGCTGATATAGTTAATATAAAGTATCAAAAAGAACCCTGCCCATATTCATCTTTATCTTATAGGCATAGAATGAAAAAGGTTATTGAAGTTTTGGAAGAAGATAAGCCGGGAGTTAAGTTTAGCATATTAAGGGGCTATGAAAAGCTTTTGAAATACATAGATGTTAAAGAAGAGGTTAAAAAATGTAAGATTTGTGGGTATCCATGTAGTGGAGATATTTGTAAGGTCTGCTCATGGCTTATAAAGTTGAAAGAAATTTAA
- a CDS encoding CDC48 family AAA ATPase: protein MVKELKVAEAYQGDVGRGIARIDPYTMDELGLKPGDVIEIEGPKGKAYAIVYRGFLEDAGKGIIRIDGYLRQNAGVAIGDRVKVKKVELKEAKKVVLAPTQPIRFGPGFEDFVKRKIMGQVLNKGSRVTIGVLGTALTFVVVSTTPAGPVRVTDFTHVELKEEPVSEIKEAKIPDVTYEDIGGLKEEVRKVREMIELPMRHPELFEKLGIEPPKGVLLVGPPGTGKTLLAKAVANEAGANFYVINGPEIMSKYVGETEENLRKIFEEAEENAPSIIFIDEIDAIAPKRDEATGEVERRLVAQLLTLMDGLKGRGQVVVIGATNRPNALDPALRRPGRFDREIVIGVPDREGRKEILQIHTRNMPLAEDVDLDYLADVTHGFVGADLAALCKEAAMRALRRVLPSIDLEAEEIPKEVLDNLKVTMDDFKEALKDVEPSAMREVLVEVPNVKWEDIGGLEEVKQELREAVEWPLKAKEVFEKIGVRPPKGVLLFGPPGTGKTLLAKAVANESGANFISVKGPEIFSKWVGESEKAIREIFRKARQSAPCIIFFDEIDAIAPKRGRDLSSAVTDKVVNQLLTELDGMEEPKDVVVIAATNRPDIIDPALLRPGRLDRVILVPVPDEKARLDIFKIHTRGMNLAEDVDLEELAKKTEGYTGADIEALCREAAMLAVRKSIGKPWGIETALRDLINYLQGISGTFRAAAVELNSVIKATKEKESAEAGEFGELKNAVGRIISVLAPAKDKIEAVEKEIDNFLEIINKEDLKPSEKDEANKLAKYLKDILGKLKEMIDNLYELENKLNTLKEQVSAEEIDEIIKTTQNILHRFTTSLDELKNILKDIESIRLRISTKDVKIKKEHFMKALEKIKPSVSKEDMRVYEKLAQEYGRATSVEKKKEESKEVI, encoded by the coding sequence ATGGTTAAAGAATTAAAAGTTGCTGAGGCATACCAAGGAGATGTAGGGAGGGGTATTGCGAGAATAGACCCTTACACAATGGATGAGCTCGGATTAAAGCCAGGGGATGTTATTGAGATAGAAGGGCCTAAAGGAAAGGCTTACGCTATAGTTTATAGGGGTTTCTTAGAAGATGCTGGAAAAGGAATTATTAGGATTGATGGTTATTTAAGACAAAACGCTGGAGTAGCTATTGGAGATAGGGTGAAAGTTAAGAAGGTGGAGCTTAAAGAAGCTAAAAAAGTTGTTTTAGCTCCAACTCAGCCAATTAGATTCGGTCCTGGATTTGAAGACTTCGTTAAGAGAAAGATAATGGGACAAGTATTAAACAAAGGTTCAAGAGTCACAATTGGGGTTTTAGGAACTGCCTTAACATTCGTTGTAGTTAGCACAACTCCAGCAGGACCTGTTAGAGTAACAGACTTCACACACGTTGAGTTGAAGGAAGAGCCAGTTAGTGAAATTAAAGAAGCTAAGATTCCAGATGTAACCTATGAAGATATCGGTGGTTTGAAAGAGGAAGTTAGAAAAGTTAGAGAGATGATTGAGCTTCCAATGAGACATCCAGAATTATTTGAAAAGTTGGGAATTGAACCACCAAAAGGAGTTTTATTAGTTGGTCCTCCAGGAACTGGTAAAACATTGTTAGCTAAGGCAGTAGCTAACGAAGCAGGGGCAAACTTCTACGTTATAAATGGTCCAGAAATAATGAGTAAATATGTTGGGGAGACAGAGGAAAACTTAAGAAAGATATTTGAAGAAGCTGAAGAAAATGCTCCAAGTATAATATTCATTGATGAGATTGACGCCATAGCTCCAAAAAGAGATGAAGCTACTGGAGAAGTTGAAAGAAGATTAGTAGCTCAGCTCTTAACTTTAATGGATGGATTAAAGGGTAGGGGGCAGGTAGTTGTTATTGGAGCTACTAACAGACCAAATGCATTAGACCCAGCATTAAGAAGACCAGGAAGATTCGATAGAGAAATTGTTATTGGAGTTCCGGACAGAGAAGGAAGGAAGGAAATATTACAAATACACACAAGAAACATGCCATTAGCTGAAGATGTTGATTTAGACTACTTAGCAGATGTAACACACGGATTCGTTGGGGCTGATTTAGCAGCATTATGTAAAGAGGCTGCAATGAGGGCTTTAAGAAGAGTATTGCCAAGTATTGACTTAGAGGCTGAAGAGATCCCAAAAGAAGTTTTAGATAACTTAAAAGTTACAATGGATGACTTCAAAGAGGCATTAAAGGATGTTGAGCCATCAGCAATGAGAGAGGTTTTAGTTGAAGTTCCAAACGTTAAGTGGGAGGACATTGGAGGTTTAGAGGAAGTTAAGCAGGAATTAAGGGAAGCTGTAGAATGGCCATTGAAAGCTAAAGAAGTCTTTGAAAAGATAGGAGTAAGACCTCCAAAAGGAGTATTGTTGTTTGGTCCACCAGGAACTGGTAAAACATTGTTAGCTAAGGCAGTAGCTAACGAAAGTGGGGCAAACTTCATAAGCGTTAAGGGGCCAGAAATCTTCAGCAAGTGGGTTGGAGAGTCAGAAAAAGCTATAAGAGAAATATTCAGAAAGGCAAGACAGTCAGCACCATGTATAATATTCTTCGATGAAATTGACGCTATAGCTCCAAAAAGAGGTAGAGACCTAAGCTCAGCTGTTACAGACAAGGTAGTTAACCAGTTATTAACTGAATTGGATGGAATGGAGGAGCCAAAGGATGTTGTTGTCATTGCAGCAACAAACAGACCAGATATCATCGACCCAGCTTTATTGAGACCAGGAAGATTAGATAGGGTTATACTAGTCCCAGTTCCAGACGAAAAGGCAAGATTAGATATATTCAAGATACACACAAGAGGTATGAATTTAGCTGAAGACGTTGATTTAGAAGAGTTAGCTAAAAAGACAGAGGGCTATACAGGGGCAGATATTGAGGCATTATGTAGAGAGGCAGCGATGTTAGCAGTTAGGAAAAGTATAGGAAAGCCATGGGGAATTGAAACAGCTTTGAGAGACTTAATCAACTACCTACAAGGAATTTCAGGGACATTCAGAGCTGCTGCAGTAGAATTAAACAGTGTAATTAAAGCTACAAAAGAAAAAGAATCAGCTGAAGCTGGAGAATTCGGCGAGTTAAAGAACGCTGTTGGCAGAATAATTAGCGTTTTAGCTCCAGCTAAAGATAAAATTGAAGCTGTAGAGAAAGAAATTGATAACTTCCTTGAAATTATAAACAAAGAGGACTTAAAACCATCAGAGAAAGACGAAGCTAACAAATTGGCAAAATACTTAAAAGATATATTAGGTAAGTTAAAAGAAATGATAGACAACCTCTACGAATTAGAAAACAAGCTAAATACCTTAAAAGAGCAAGTTTCAGCTGAAGAGATTGATGAAATCATCAAAACAACACAAAACATCTTACATAGATTCACAACATCATTGGATGAGTTAAAGAACATATTGAAGGATATTGAAAGTATAAGGTTAAGAATCTCAACAAAAGACGTTAAGATTAAGAAAGAACACTTCATGAAAGCTCTTGAAAAGATTAAGCCATCAGTAAGTAAGGAAGATATGAGAGTCTATGAAAAGTTAGCTCAGGAATATGGAAGAGCTACATCAGTTGAAAAGAAGAAAGAAGAGAGTAAGGAAGTAATCTAA
- a CDS encoding methyl-accepting chemotaxis protein, with translation MLLKYKIPLMTIIPLIVQMIITVIIIALTTQDYTMVPYLTISAIVMAIFAVYISRRMILRYVEELTTLVNEFDRGNYDAKIKIKFSKDELGQLYNAMLKMASDIKEKEKSMKEHEQLMEKTLNEISKIMIELCKGNYNVRITLDKKWEKIQNAINKSIKNLANAIKDMSEQIDLLNAELKKLADYMDNVSSTTDQIATAAEQVATAAADLSNKIQESSNDLEDIRMFSEKVLESANDGVDSINEVNNASETALKKVEHAIEVMQTTANVIDELTRVMKKLGEESKKINEITTLIKDISEQTGLLALNASIEAARAGEAGRGFAVVAGEIKNLAEEVRKAVENIDKQINTLHDLIEKSIEQANKGKDAVDMGVIAVDEVNNSFLKIKEAVDLTVNKLKEILKNTEETKERVDTIAKNIQDIAAMSEEFAATAEELNASVEELNAIIKDVRKMTQDTQKISDDMLAITERYNI, from the coding sequence ATGCTATTAAAGTACAAAATCCCTCTTATGACCATCATACCTTTGATAGTACAGATGATAATAACGGTAATCATTATAGCACTAACCACACAAGATTATACTATGGTTCCGTATTTAACAATTTCCGCTATAGTTATGGCAATATTTGCAGTCTATATTTCAAGAAGAATGATTCTGAGGTATGTTGAAGAACTGACAACCTTAGTTAATGAATTTGATCGTGGGAATTATGATGCAAAAATAAAGATAAAATTCTCCAAAGATGAATTAGGACAATTGTATAATGCAATGTTAAAAATGGCGTCAGATATTAAAGAAAAAGAAAAAAGTATGAAAGAACATGAGCAATTAATGGAAAAAACGCTTAATGAAATTTCAAAAATTATGATCGAGTTATGTAAGGGGAATTATAACGTTAGAATAACTCTTGATAAAAAATGGGAAAAAATTCAAAATGCAATAAATAAGTCTATAAAAAATCTTGCAAATGCTATAAAGGACATGAGTGAGCAAATAGATCTATTAAATGCTGAATTAAAAAAACTAGCTGATTATATGGATAATGTTTCATCAACTACGGATCAAATAGCAACTGCAGCGGAGCAGGTAGCTACAGCTGCAGCTGATCTATCAAATAAAATCCAAGAATCATCTAACGATCTCGAAGATATAAGAATGTTCTCTGAAAAAGTTTTAGAAAGCGCAAATGATGGAGTTGATTCAATAAATGAAGTTAACAATGCATCGGAAACAGCTCTCAAAAAAGTAGAGCATGCTATTGAAGTTATGCAAACTACTGCAAATGTTATTGATGAATTGACAAGAGTTATGAAAAAACTTGGTGAAGAGTCAAAGAAAATTAATGAAATTACTACTTTAATTAAGGATATTTCCGAGCAAACTGGTTTATTGGCTTTAAATGCTTCCATTGAAGCTGCAAGGGCTGGAGAGGCAGGAAGAGGTTTCGCAGTTGTTGCAGGGGAGATAAAAAACTTAGCTGAGGAAGTAAGAAAGGCTGTAGAGAATATAGATAAACAGATTAATACATTGCACGATCTCATAGAAAAATCTATTGAACAAGCTAATAAAGGTAAAGATGCTGTAGATATGGGAGTTATTGCTGTAGATGAAGTTAATAATTCATTCTTAAAAATTAAAGAAGCCGTTGATTTAACAGTTAATAAATTAAAAGAAATACTAAAGAATACAGAAGAAACCAAAGAAAGAGTAGATACGATAGCGAAAAATATTCAAGATATTGCTGCTATGTCTGAAGAATTTGCTGCTACTGCAGAAGAGTTAAACGCATCTGTTGAAGAACTTAATGCAATTATTAAAGATGTAAGAAAAATGACTCAAGATACACAAAAAATATCTGATGATATGTTGGCTATTACTGAAAGATATAACATCTAA
- a CDS encoding YgiQ family radical SAM protein: MFLPTTKEEMNTWGWEELDVIIVTGDAYVDHYLFGASVVGRYLVENGYRVGIIAQPDWKTLDDIKRLGKPNYFFAVTAGNLDSMLAHYTPQKRLRDFDSMSNEGIRKRPDRATIVYTNLIKRAFKGVPIALGGIEASLRRFSHYDYWDNRVRKSILIDSKADILMYGMGEKSILAITKALESGENIRDLEINGTVIRANKKKLEDIKERYDVKELPSHEEVVNSKEKYAEMHKKLMTMDKVIYQKVGNQYLIQFPPVYLTEKEMDKIYEMPFERKAHPSYSYVPGIVPVQFSVVTHRGCFGGCSFCSILHHQGKVIQNRSEKSILKEIRKLLNHEDFKGVIQDVGAPTANMYRMGCKKGLADRCPKNCLYPEPCENLIINHKSLIKLYRKIRDIVGDEVRVYVRSGIRYDLIMYDEKYGEEYIKELSKYHVSGRLKVAPEHISKKVCKAIQKPDGRLFKKFLDKYRRIAEKVNGIKEVLPYWLIAHPNCSIKEMIELAEFIHKNNCYSRQVQVFTPTPMTLSTTMYYTGINPITNEKVYVPYTYREKKIQKAICLYREEENWEKALEGFKMVGYKGIIYKWIMEQKKMKKDKSKSKNKIKMDK; the protein is encoded by the coding sequence ATGTTTTTACCAACAACTAAGGAAGAAATGAATACATGGGGTTGGGAAGAGTTGGATGTCATCATCGTTACTGGAGACGCATATGTCGACCATTATTTATTTGGAGCTTCTGTTGTTGGAAGATATTTGGTAGAGAATGGTTATAGAGTTGGCATTATTGCACAGCCAGATTGGAAAACTTTAGATGATATTAAAAGATTGGGAAAGCCAAATTACTTTTTTGCAGTAACTGCGGGAAATTTGGACAGTATGTTAGCCCATTACACGCCACAGAAGAGATTGAGAGATTTTGATTCAATGTCTAATGAAGGGATAAGAAAGAGGCCAGATAGAGCTACAATTGTTTATACCAATTTGATAAAAAGAGCTTTTAAAGGAGTTCCTATAGCATTGGGAGGGATTGAAGCATCTTTAAGAAGATTTTCCCACTACGATTATTGGGACAACAGAGTTAGGAAGAGTATTTTAATTGATTCAAAGGCAGATATTTTAATGTATGGGATGGGAGAGAAAAGTATTTTAGCAATAACCAAAGCATTGGAGAGTGGAGAAAACATAAGAGATTTGGAAATTAATGGAACCGTAATAAGAGCTAATAAGAAAAAGTTAGAGGATATAAAAGAAAGATATGACGTTAAAGAGCTACCTTCCCATGAAGAAGTTGTAAATAGTAAAGAAAAATACGCTGAAATGCATAAAAAGCTAATGACAATGGATAAGGTAATCTATCAAAAAGTAGGAAATCAGTATTTAATTCAATTTCCACCAGTTTATTTAACTGAGAAAGAGATGGATAAGATATATGAGATGCCTTTTGAGAGGAAAGCTCATCCCTCCTATTCCTATGTTCCAGGAATCGTCCCAGTTCAGTTTTCTGTTGTAACACATAGGGGATGTTTTGGAGGTTGCTCTTTTTGCTCAATACTGCATCACCAAGGTAAAGTTATCCAAAATAGGAGTGAGAAGAGCATATTAAAAGAAATTAGGAAATTATTGAATCATGAAGATTTTAAAGGAGTTATTCAGGATGTTGGAGCTCCAACGGCAAATATGTACAGGATGGGATGCAAAAAGGGTTTGGCTGATAGATGCCCAAAGAATTGCCTATATCCAGAGCCGTGTGAAAATCTAATTATAAATCATAAGTCATTAATTAAGCTCTATAGGAAGATTAGAGATATTGTTGGAGATGAAGTAAGGGTTTATGTTAGAAGTGGAATTAGATACGATTTAATAATGTATGATGAAAAATACGGAGAGGAGTATATAAAAGAGCTCTCCAAATACCATGTTTCTGGAAGATTGAAAGTAGCTCCTGAACATATATCTAAAAAAGTTTGCAAAGCAATTCAAAAGCCAGATGGAAGATTATTTAAGAAATTTTTAGATAAATATAGGAGGATTGCTGAAAAAGTCAATGGAATAAAAGAAGTTCTTCCGTATTGGCTCATTGCCCATCCAAACTGCTCCATTAAAGAAATGATTGAATTGGCAGAATTTATTCATAAAAATAACTGCTACTCAAGGCAAGTTCAGGTTTTTACTCCAACACCTATGACTTTATCAACAACTATGTACTATACTGGCATAAATCCCATAACTAACGAGAAGGTTTATGTTCCTTATACGTATAGGGAAAAGAAGATTCAGAAGGCAATCTGCTTATACAGAGAGGAAGAAAATTGGGAAAAGGCTTTGGAAGGATTTAAAATGGTTGGATATAAGGGAATTATTTACAAGTGGATTATGGAACAGAAGAAAATGAAAAAAGATAAAAGTAAATCAAAAAATAAAATAAAAATGGATAAATAA
- a CDS encoding HD domain-containing protein, whose amino-acid sequence MKVIRDSIHKDIYLSEDELKVVDSEEFQRLRNIKQTGLTYLVYPSANHTRFEHSLGTMFIASKIAEKIGVDVELTRVSALLHDIGHPPFSHTLEICGYNHEKFGKKKIKQMELDNFSKNEIIKTLNRRNLEGKIISGDVDADRMDYLLRDSYHTGTAYGMIDLPRILRSITTFESFGNIKIGILKKGIQAIESLLVARHQMYSAVYMHPTVRIADTMMKRAVIKEIKEGNLNIKDLSNMDDIALVSFLRNSENYLMKRIDKRNLYKNLITYSYFDLNPIEKWIFINLDEKQILSLENRFYEKFGCDIFIDIYPIPKMEEHNIYIISDEGVKRLDEVSPLAQSLKPSEMRLWNVSIYAPKEKIKELKESDIKDKINKILNEFDAKIESKLIDILKEHGKIIGKRRFLEIAKERGVSPREFYSELHKLIFCGLIKERFNGKKYSYCLNSFVKFK is encoded by the coding sequence ATGAAAGTTATTAGAGACTCTATTCATAAGGATATATACTTAAGTGAAGATGAATTAAAGGTTGTTGATAGTGAAGAGTTTCAGAGATTGAGGAATATAAAACAGACTGGTTTAACATACTTAGTTTATCCCTCAGCAAATCATACAAGGTTTGAGCATTCTTTAGGAACTATGTTTATCGCATCAAAAATAGCGGAAAAGATTGGCGTAGATGTTGAACTTACGAGAGTCTCAGCTTTGTTGCATGATATTGGACACCCTCCTTTTTCTCATACATTGGAGATTTGCGGGTACAACCACGAAAAATTTGGAAAAAAGAAGATTAAGCAAATGGAATTAGATAATTTCTCAAAAAATGAGATAATTAAAACTCTAAATAGAAGAAATTTGGAAGGAAAAATAATCTCTGGAGATGTTGATGCTGATAGAATGGATTATTTGCTAAGGGATAGCTATCACACAGGAACAGCTTATGGAATGATTGATTTACCAAGAATTTTGAGGAGCATAACGACCTTTGAAAGTTTTGGGAATATTAAAATTGGAATATTAAAAAAGGGCATTCAAGCCATTGAATCGTTGTTGGTTGCGAGGCATCAGATGTATTCGGCTGTTTACATGCATCCGACCGTTAGGATAGCAGATACAATGATGAAAAGGGCTGTGATAAAGGAAATAAAAGAGGGAAATTTAAATATTAAAGATTTATCCAACATGGATGATATTGCGTTGGTGTCATTTTTAAGAAACTCTGAAAACTATCTGATGAAGAGGATAGATAAAAGAAACCTTTATAAAAATCTAATAACATATAGCTATTTTGATTTAAATCCTATAGAAAAATGGATTTTTATTAATTTAGATGAAAAACAAATATTGTCATTGGAAAATAGGTTTTATGAAAAATTTGGGTGCGATATATTTATTGATATTTATCCAATTCCTAAGATGGAGGAGCATAATATTTATATAATCTCAGATGAAGGCGTTAAGAGGTTGGATGAGGTTTCTCCATTAGCTCAAAGCTTAAAGCCTTCTGAGATGAGGTTGTGGAACGTCTCAATCTACGCCCCAAAAGAGAAAATCAAAGAACTCAAAGAGAGTGATATAAAGGATAAAATAAACAAAATTTTGAATGAATTTGATGCAAAAATTGAAAGTAAATTAATTGACATTTTAAAAGAACATGGGAAAATAATTGGAAAAAGAAGGTTTTTAGAGATTGCCAAAGAAAGAGGGGTTTCTCCAAGAGAGTTTTATTCTGAATTGCATAAATTAATATTCTGCGGTTTGATTAAAGAAAGATTTAATGGGAAGAAATATAGTTACTGTTTAAACAGTTTTGTAAAATTTAAATAA
- the tsaA gene encoding tRNA (N6-threonylcarbamoyladenosine(37)-N6)-methyltransferase TrmO: protein MYVLKPIGVVKQDESYTILNIFEEFLEGLYGLKDGDYIILLLWFHKSDDEEKRKILKVHPKGNIRNPLKGVFATRSPYRPNPIGKYTVKIHKIEGSKIFIDKIDAFDETPIIDIKIFSEELDCPK, encoded by the coding sequence ATGTATGTTTTAAAACCTATTGGAGTTGTAAAGCAAGATGAAAGTTACACAATCTTAAATATTTTTGAGGAGTTTTTAGAGGGATTATACGGGCTAAAAGATGGGGATTACATTATTTTATTACTCTGGTTTCATAAAAGTGATGATGAAGAAAAAAGGAAGATTTTAAAAGTTCATCCAAAAGGAAATATAAGAAATCCATTAAAAGGAGTTTTTGCTACTCGCTCTCCATATCGGCCTAATCCAATTGGAAAATATACAGTAAAAATTCATAAAATTGAGGGAAGTAAAATTTTCATTGATAAAATTGATGCATTTGATGAAACTCCAATAATTGACATAAAAATATTTTCAGAGGAGTTAGATTGTCCAAAATAA